From Candidatus Jidaibacter acanthamoeba, a single genomic window includes:
- the ligA gene encoding NAD-dependent DNA ligase LigA, whose translation MKRSLSEEIANLQKEIRHHDYLYYNLNSPEISDAKYDELRKRLEALEKELKRQGGQSTLDLVGFEPDRRFKKVKHTYPMLSLANAFEMTDIEEFITKVNRFLGLPEDNSLDLCCEPKIDGLSFAAVFEKGKLVRGATRGDGEFGEDITQNLKQVISFPEQVELKEDFEVRGEVYMLKSDFLKLNEIQEKSNKQIFANPRNAAAGSLRQLDSSITKSRNLRYFIWSGDIGGVSTQHQLLNKLKDLRFCINSNIKVAGSVEEIEEYYKDIQFKRSSLDYDIDGVVYKVNDFVLQNRLGIVSRAPRWAIAHKFSAEKAITKIKNIIIQVGRMGTLTPVAELEPVNVGGVLVSRATLHNEEEIIRKDFRIGDTVVVQRAGDVIPQVIEVILDHRPSDTKAFRLPDYCPICGSEVVKNPDEVAKRCSGGLKCKAQVIEKLKHFVSRNAFNIEGLGEKQIEEFYHDNLVADPIDLFTLEERDIKADHKIMRREGWGKKSSENLFNAINKSRVITLDRFIYALGIRHVGEVTAKLLAAHFSNIELLLNAFNVENIEDELTNIEGIGEVMAKEIIHFFKDDFNSNLIARLLEYITVLGYSFPKTGENEYSGKTFVFTGSLKNMTRSEAKAIAERMGAKVASSVSKSTNFVVAGEDAGSKLENAKKLGVSILPEEAWINIAKQIG comes from the coding sequence ATGAAAAGAAGTTTGTCAGAAGAAATAGCTAATTTACAAAAAGAAATCAGGCATCACGACTACCTATATTATAATCTGAATAGTCCTGAAATTTCAGATGCTAAATATGATGAATTAAGAAAGAGGCTGGAAGCTTTAGAAAAAGAGCTGAAGCGGCAAGGAGGACAAAGTACGCTTGATCTGGTCGGCTTTGAGCCGGATAGGAGATTTAAAAAAGTTAAGCATACATATCCTATGCTCTCACTTGCTAATGCTTTCGAGATGACGGATATAGAGGAATTTATTACAAAAGTTAATCGGTTTTTAGGGCTACCTGAAGATAATTCGCTTGATTTATGTTGTGAGCCCAAAATTGACGGCTTATCTTTCGCCGCCGTATTTGAAAAAGGAAAGTTAGTGAGGGGTGCAACCAGGGGAGACGGAGAATTCGGTGAGGACATTACCCAAAACTTAAAGCAGGTGATAAGCTTTCCTGAGCAGGTGGAATTAAAGGAAGATTTTGAAGTTAGAGGTGAGGTATATATGCTTAAGAGTGATTTCCTTAAGCTTAACGAGATTCAGGAAAAATCGAATAAACAAATATTTGCAAATCCTCGTAATGCCGCCGCAGGTTCATTAAGGCAGCTCGATAGCAGCATTACTAAATCAAGGAATTTGCGATATTTTATTTGGAGCGGAGATATAGGGGGAGTAAGTACGCAGCATCAACTTTTAAACAAGCTTAAAGATTTAAGGTTTTGTATTAATAGCAATATTAAAGTAGCTGGGTCAGTAGAGGAGATTGAAGAATATTATAAGGATATACAATTTAAGCGCAGTTCACTTGATTATGATATAGATGGAGTGGTTTATAAAGTTAATGATTTTGTTTTGCAGAATAGGCTAGGAATAGTAAGTAGGGCGCCAAGGTGGGCGATAGCTCATAAATTCTCAGCTGAAAAAGCGATAACAAAAATAAAAAATATAATTATACAAGTCGGCAGAATGGGGACGCTCACTCCGGTGGCCGAGCTGGAGCCGGTGAATGTAGGCGGGGTTTTGGTATCCAGAGCTACGCTCCATAATGAAGAAGAGATTATTCGTAAGGATTTTAGGATCGGTGATACTGTAGTAGTGCAAAGAGCCGGGGATGTTATACCCCAAGTAATTGAAGTAATTTTAGATCATAGGCCTTCTGATACGAAGGCATTCAGGCTACCTGATTACTGCCCGATATGTGGAAGTGAAGTTGTAAAAAATCCGGATGAAGTTGCTAAAAGGTGCTCAGGCGGGTTAAAATGTAAAGCGCAAGTGATCGAGAAATTAAAGCATTTTGTCTCTCGTAATGCTTTTAATATCGAGGGCTTAGGAGAAAAGCAAATAGAAGAGTTCTATCATGATAACTTAGTTGCTGATCCGATTGATTTATTTACACTTGAAGAGCGGGATATTAAAGCTGATCATAAAATAATGCGAAGAGAAGGGTGGGGGAAAAAATCTTCCGAAAACTTATTCAATGCTATAAACAAGTCACGTGTCATTACCTTAGATAGATTTATTTACGCACTAGGGATTAGGCATGTGGGGGAAGTTACCGCTAAGCTTCTAGCCGCACATTTCAGTAATATAGAATTATTATTAAATGCTTTTAATGTAGAAAATATTGAAGATGAACTTACCAATATCGAAGGTATCGGTGAGGTGATGGCTAAAGAAATTATTCATTTCTTTAAAGATGATTTTAATAGTAATTTGATTGCTAGGCTTTTGGAGTATATTACTGTTTTGGGCTATAGTTTTCCTAAAACAGGTGAGAACGAATACAGCGGTAAAACATTCGTATTTACCGGCAGCCTTAAAAATATGACACGCAGTGAAGCAAAAGCAATTGCCGAAAGAATGGGGGCTAAGGTTGCTTCATCAGTCTCGAAGAGCAC
- a CDS encoding ankyrin repeat domain-containing protein, whose product MKNTDSQENESITLHEAARIGNTARIESLLNEGVDINSRDSDRDTALMRAALVGNLEVVKYLLAHGADPDLQNNYYWTALMIASLEGHFEEVRCLVEHGANMNLSDINGDTALTIAEVHGKLEISEYLVKAGAQRLDVVAWQDKIEQNSIALLEAAGTGDFVKVKALLSDGVDINFRRDYERDTALTLAVEGGYLEMVELLIEYGANVNLQNHDLNTPIILALGKRRFELMKYLTEKGANLDLLNVNSHTLLMIATLNGDIERVKYLVGKGANIDLINDNHETALIYTVYAEKKNRGVADICIKQLEIAQCLIEAGAHIDVKLLKTEKEKFSAIGELYVINLLEKVVAYRNGISTLTEGIGQRFANGLKGNPYYKDYAKGYNNLSVYIPEELKEKILDAIPDRHSQKLVRNPSMLMLNSWVEEIKEERSKLQLSI is encoded by the coding sequence ATGAAAAATACCGATAGCCAAGAAAATGAATCAATCACATTGCACGAAGCAGCTAGAATTGGAAATACTGCAAGGATAGAATCTTTGTTAAATGAAGGTGTGGATATAAATTCAAGAGACAGTGATAGGGACACGGCGTTAATGCGAGCTGCCTTAGTAGGAAATTTAGAAGTAGTGAAGTACCTTTTAGCTCATGGTGCAGATCCCGATTTACAAAATAATTATTATTGGACGGCGCTAATGATTGCTTCACTCGAAGGGCACTTTGAGGAAGTAAGATGCCTTGTAGAGCATGGAGCAAATATGAATTTATCAGATATTAATGGGGATACTGCATTAACAATTGCTGAGGTGCATGGGAAATTAGAAATATCTGAATACTTAGTTAAAGCAGGCGCACAACGTCTTGATGTTGTAGCATGGCAAGATAAGATTGAACAAAATTCAATCGCTTTACTCGAGGCGGCTGGAACTGGGGATTTTGTAAAAGTAAAAGCTTTATTAAGTGACGGTGTAGATATAAATTTCAGAAGAGATTATGAAAGAGATACAGCTTTAACATTGGCTGTAGAGGGAGGGTATTTAGAGATGGTAGAGCTTCTTATAGAGTATGGGGCAAATGTAAATTTACAAAATCATGATCTTAATACACCCATAATACTCGCTCTAGGGAAAAGAAGGTTTGAATTAATGAAATATCTTACTGAAAAAGGTGCTAATTTAGATTTACTAAACGTTAATAGTCACACTCTTTTAATGATAGCTACACTTAATGGGGACATAGAAAGAGTGAAATACCTTGTGGGAAAAGGTGCAAATATAGATCTGATAAATGATAATCATGAAACAGCTTTGATATATACAGTATATGCTGAGAAAAAAAATAGGGGGGTAGCTGATATATGTATCAAACAGCTGGAAATAGCGCAGTGCTTAATAGAAGCCGGTGCACACATTGATGTTAAGTTACTAAAGACCGAAAAAGAAAAGTTTTCCGCAATAGGAGAGCTATATGTGATAAATCTTCTTGAAAAGGTAGTTGCTTATAGAAACGGGATATCGACATTAACAGAAGGTATAGGTCAGCGCTTTGCTAATGGGTTGAAAGGGAACCCTTATTATAAAGACTATGCCAAAGGTTATAATAATTTATCTGTCTATATTCCTGAAGAATTAAAAGAAAAAATACTGGATGCCATACCTGATAGGCATTCACAAAAACTTGTGCGCAATCCTTCTATGTTAATGCTTAATAGTTGGGTTGAAGAAATAAAAGAGGAAAGATCGAAGCTGCAATTGAGTATATAG
- a CDS encoding tetratricopeptide repeat protein: MLYKYKKLVLLLLYILGILFPYLAFSSQDIKKVADNKASKVIIEPNNIPKNTNKNLTEQDLIHTIAEAIKPPIPTKEGVEINYGFTPAVPVNLGGNASKSTNLNIKIENQLTAELPLVEIINKGYRAALAGHYESAIFLYKKALVHDSDNINILYSLGIMYHKLRQFKEAKYYYKEVLKLKPDQPKALHNFLAVIAEESPEKGLQELMLLNKANPNYSPVLAQIGMIYARQGEYDKAESYLRKAMIISPQEILYKYNIAVMYDKIGKYKPALKLYKEIIEAGDSGEALPQSLNIIKQRARFLTTKGNG, from the coding sequence ATGCTTTATAAATATAAGAAGCTGGTTTTATTATTGTTATATATTTTAGGTATTTTGTTTCCTTATCTTGCTTTTAGTAGCCAGGATATAAAAAAAGTAGCCGATAACAAAGCTTCTAAAGTTATAATCGAGCCGAATAATATACCTAAAAATACTAATAAAAATTTAACCGAACAAGATCTGATTCATACTATTGCGGAAGCTATTAAACCGCCTATACCTACTAAAGAAGGAGTGGAAATTAATTATGGGTTTACTCCTGCCGTCCCGGTTAATCTTGGAGGAAACGCTTCTAAAAGTACTAATTTAAATATAAAGATTGAGAATCAATTAACTGCTGAACTACCCCTGGTTGAAATTATTAATAAAGGCTACCGAGCTGCTTTAGCCGGACACTATGAATCAGCAATTTTTTTATATAAAAAAGCTCTTGTACATGATTCGGATAATATAAATATTCTTTATAGTTTAGGTATTATGTACCATAAATTAAGGCAATTTAAAGAGGCTAAGTATTATTATAAAGAAGTACTGAAGCTCAAGCCGGATCAACCGAAAGCGCTGCATAATTTTTTAGCGGTAATTGCTGAAGAATCGCCGGAGAAAGGCTTGCAGGAACTAATGCTACTTAATAAAGCTAATCCGAATTATTCGCCGGTGCTCGCACAAATCGGTATGATATACGCAAGACAGGGAGAATATGATAAAGCTGAAAGCTATCTTAGGAAAGCAATGATTATTTCACCGCAGGAAATTCTTTATAAATATAATATTGCCGTAATGTATGACAAGATTGGTAAATACAAACCAGCATTGAAATTATATAAAGAAATTATTGAAGCAGGAGATTCAGGTGAAGCTTTACCGCAGAGCTTGAATATAATTAAACAAAGAGCAAGATTTTTAACAACAAAAGGGAACGGATAG
- a CDS encoding YraN family protein: MLKSYQYGLKGEELVCEYLKPKGYKILSIRFKTAYGEIDIIACHEDIIIFTEVKARTKLKHYEVLSNKQIKRISQAANYYLAENGINDKNVRFDFILLEGNKVVSHIENAWEYTE; this comes from the coding sequence ATGCTAAAATCCTATCAATACGGCTTAAAAGGAGAAGAGTTGGTATGCGAGTATTTAAAACCTAAGGGTTATAAAATCTTATCAATACGGTTTAAAACTGCTTACGGAGAAATTGATATAATCGCTTGTCATGAGGACATTATTATATTTACTGAAGTTAAAGCGAGAACCAAACTAAAACACTATGAAGTTTTATCAAATAAGCAAATCAAAAGGATATCTCAAGCGGCAAATTACTATCTGGCTGAGAACGGTATTAATGATAAAAATGTAAGGTTCGATTTTATATTGTTAGAAGGCAATAAAGTAGTTTCACATATCGAAAACGCGTGGGAATATACAGAATAG
- a CDS encoding UDP-N-acetylmuramoyl-tripeptide--D-alanyl-D-alanine ligase: protein MNSSLADKAHENFQGEEKIIWNKTSLEQALGCEVKVSFSACGVSINSRTIRRGEIFIAIKGENFDGNDFAFDALEKGASLAIVSGVDNNLLHDNKKVVVVKDTMVALNKMAKFARSRLKGKVIGITGSVGKTSTKEMLKIALENQGNVFATEGSYNNHIGLPLSLSKLPEDSDYAIIEMGMNHAGELADLTVLAIPDIAVITNVEAVHLEFFKSVSAIADAKSEIFNSMQAGGFAIINFDNPYHQILVSKAHNKQLNVVGFSETQKTPARLISYKLENGISHIKAELFGREYEYTINAPGKHLAYNSIAVLAATKIAGAEVDCAAYNLSKFHSVKGRGEIHNLKKITVLDESYNASPVAVKAALSNLGNYQSKGVRLIAVLGDMAELGVNSANFHKELVQDIIKNKIDKVFTVGAYMNHLHEELPKELKEAHTDTSEQMAEIIKKYVNEGDVILVKGRRTMKMENIVEALVK from the coding sequence ATGAATAGTTCTTTAGCTGATAAAGCTCATGAAAATTTTCAGGGAGAGGAAAAAATAATTTGGAATAAAACTTCGCTGGAGCAAGCTTTAGGCTGTGAAGTAAAAGTTTCATTTTCAGCTTGTGGGGTTTCTATAAATTCTAGAACCATTCGGAGGGGGGAAATATTTATTGCAATTAAGGGTGAAAATTTTGATGGCAATGATTTTGCATTTGACGCATTAGAAAAAGGAGCATCACTTGCAATCGTAAGCGGCGTTGATAATAATTTGCTGCATGACAATAAAAAAGTGGTTGTAGTAAAAGATACTATGGTTGCTTTAAATAAAATGGCTAAGTTTGCCCGCAGCAGACTAAAAGGAAAAGTAATCGGAATTACCGGCAGTGTCGGAAAAACCAGCACTAAAGAAATGTTAAAAATAGCTCTTGAAAATCAAGGAAATGTATTTGCCACTGAAGGCTCGTATAATAATCATATAGGCTTACCGCTTTCGCTATCTAAGCTACCTGAAGATAGTGATTATGCAATTATAGAAATGGGTATGAATCATGCCGGTGAATTAGCAGACTTAACTGTGCTTGCAATTCCGGATATTGCAGTCATCACCAATGTAGAAGCCGTACATTTAGAGTTCTTTAAGTCAGTATCAGCCATAGCTGATGCTAAATCGGAAATATTTAACAGTATGCAAGCAGGCGGGTTTGCAATTATAAATTTTGATAACCCTTATCACCAGATATTAGTTAGTAAGGCGCATAATAAACAGCTTAATGTAGTTGGGTTCAGCGAAACACAAAAAACCCCGGCACGTTTGATAAGCTATAAGTTGGAAAACGGTATTTCGCATATAAAGGCTGAGCTGTTCGGCAGAGAATACGAATATACTATAAATGCCCCCGGAAAGCACTTAGCTTATAATAGTATCGCAGTATTAGCCGCAACTAAGATTGCGGGAGCCGAAGTGGATTGTGCGGCATATAATCTTTCAAAATTTCATAGTGTAAAAGGAAGAGGAGAAATCCATAATTTAAAAAAAATTACCGTACTTGATGAATCTTATAATGCAAGCCCTGTGGCAGTTAAAGCCGCACTTAGCAATTTAGGTAATTATCAATCTAAGGGTGTAAGGCTTATTGCCGTTCTTGGTGATATGGCTGAACTTGGTGTAAATTCAGCAAATTTCCATAAAGAATTAGTTCAGGACATTATTAAAAATAAAATCGATAAGGTATTTACGGTTGGTGCGTACATGAATCATTTGCATGAAGAATTACCGAAAGAGCTGAAAGAAGCTCATACTGATACTTCCGAACAAATGGCTGAAATTATCAAAAAATATGTCAATGAAGGCGATGTTATCTTAGTAAAAGGTCGCCGCACAATGAAAATGGAAAATATAGTTGAAGCTCTAGTAAAGTAA
- a CDS encoding sodium:solute symporter family transporter has product MQYFDIDKTIVLIFLMATLVIGIIAGKDLKNIREYAIANKSFGTPVLLITLLATMVGGGSTTGDVAQIFEDGIVYLLAMIGPIISALIMAYYIAPKFDGRFDGMISASDLIKYFYGVKAEKFSGIAGFIACTTLLAMQLIALGHLAANILNINYTYGVLITSGLIIAYSTFGGIKSITVTAILQFAMLIIMVPIIANVATNQVGGLGKVFSGIGTEPHMQIINHPKFYEYLLLGLFFSLPFSLFFPSIIQRFLMAQNNKQIAHITYAYAVLQIAMVFMVICIGLSTLKLYPSTEPRVLIPSLINDYLPPLIKGLAISGMIAVLMSTADSFLNSAGILIAHNVMPQKALKTELGKLNFMKLCTLTAGLLAMMIAMRNYNIISILTLSCSLILSIFGIPLFFGILGYRVLKSSFWLCSICSIIASIVANSLNMGSAIPIFTAALGFLGYIIPLFILKQGLTKVLSNTESPKQVSTVTYEKMIKMIVKHLPTPKNIYRYSKTKVENFGANHLMFGIFCCVNYIVPYFMWTHQKPLNYFVMLSLRLIAGLLCVGLLFKEYWPKRFKKYFPLYWHLTLMYCLPFVTTVMFIVMSADVEWLINLTLAIMLLAMLVDWTSFIIIFLTGVLLGYLFYEAAIGAPIPQVDFDTVYLSIYVCVFATLIGLLFARRKEIDTEEKLEVMRFFGGAMAHEVKTPLAAIDMCAQHIDITLSRMISTLESGSSGNSVLKECSELKDLALTLRKISSQGINTVGNLLMSLKSSVIAEDKNEYYLIDCIDHVLVEFGREFAKLENIDVNIPCNFKFYGSMHYMEQVFQNLFNNAYKYGGENVNIKIWTEDNKLIFEDNGRGIPSQDLPYIFDRFYTKSKDGTGIGLAFCRMVMEDMEGGIYCKSELNKYTQFTLEFPKKLKNEELKEEEKSILVTAG; this is encoded by the coding sequence ATGCAATATTTTGATATAGATAAAACCATAGTTCTTATATTTTTGATGGCTACTTTAGTAATTGGAATAATTGCCGGCAAAGACCTCAAAAACATAAGAGAATATGCCATTGCCAATAAATCATTCGGTACACCAGTATTACTTATTACTTTGCTTGCAACGATGGTTGGGGGAGGCTCTACTACCGGAGATGTTGCTCAAATATTCGAGGATGGGATAGTTTATCTTTTAGCTATGATAGGACCGATAATAAGCGCCCTAATAATGGCTTATTATATCGCACCAAAATTTGATGGCAGATTTGACGGCATGATATCAGCAAGCGACCTGATAAAATACTTTTACGGAGTTAAGGCTGAAAAGTTTTCAGGGATTGCCGGATTCATAGCCTGCACTACATTACTTGCAATGCAATTAATCGCGCTTGGGCATTTGGCTGCAAATATTTTAAATATAAACTATACTTATGGAGTATTAATTACCAGCGGACTAATTATCGCTTACTCAACTTTCGGCGGAATTAAATCGATAACCGTGACTGCTATTCTCCAATTTGCAATGTTGATTATCATGGTACCGATCATTGCTAATGTGGCGACTAACCAAGTAGGAGGATTAGGTAAAGTTTTTAGCGGTATTGGAACCGAACCTCATATGCAAATTATAAATCACCCTAAATTCTATGAATATTTACTACTCGGGCTATTTTTCTCCTTACCTTTTAGTCTTTTCTTTCCTTCAATCATCCAGCGCTTTTTAATGGCACAAAATAATAAGCAAATCGCCCATATTACCTATGCATACGCTGTTTTGCAAATTGCCATGGTATTTATGGTAATTTGTATCGGCCTTTCCACATTAAAATTATATCCGAGTACTGAACCCCGAGTGCTGATACCCTCATTAATAAACGACTACCTTCCTCCTTTGATAAAAGGATTAGCAATTTCCGGTATGATAGCAGTTTTAATGTCCACCGCAGATTCATTTCTTAACTCCGCAGGTATACTAATCGCTCATAATGTAATGCCGCAAAAAGCCCTTAAGACTGAGCTCGGCAAACTTAATTTCATGAAGTTATGTACCTTAACGGCAGGTTTGTTGGCAATGATGATTGCCATGAGGAATTATAATATTATTAGCATATTAACATTAAGTTGTTCTCTTATACTCAGTATATTCGGCATACCTTTATTTTTCGGCATTTTAGGCTATAGGGTTTTAAAATCTTCTTTTTGGTTATGCAGCATTTGCTCTATAATTGCATCTATAGTAGCAAATAGCCTTAATATGGGGTCAGCAATTCCGATATTTACTGCTGCCCTAGGTTTTTTAGGTTATATCATCCCGCTTTTTATATTAAAACAAGGCTTAACAAAAGTTCTCTCGAATACGGAATCTCCTAAACAAGTTAGCACTGTAACCTATGAAAAAATGATTAAGATGATAGTTAAGCATTTACCTACTCCTAAGAATATATACAGGTATTCTAAAACCAAAGTAGAAAATTTTGGTGCTAATCATCTAATGTTCGGAATATTTTGTTGTGTTAACTACATCGTGCCTTACTTTATGTGGACTCATCAAAAACCGCTTAATTACTTTGTAATGCTTAGCTTAAGGTTAATTGCCGGGCTACTATGCGTCGGATTATTATTTAAAGAATATTGGCCTAAACGATTTAAGAAATATTTCCCCCTGTATTGGCACCTTACTCTTATGTATTGTTTGCCATTTGTAACTACCGTTATGTTTATTGTTATGAGTGCGGATGTTGAATGGCTGATCAACTTAACTTTAGCTATTATGTTGCTTGCAATGCTTGTCGATTGGACAAGTTTTATTATAATATTTCTCACCGGTGTATTACTGGGCTATCTATTTTATGAGGCGGCAATCGGTGCACCTATCCCTCAGGTTGATTTTGATACTGTTTATTTATCTATCTATGTTTGTGTTTTTGCTACATTAATAGGTTTATTATTTGCAAGACGTAAAGAAATTGATACGGAGGAAAAATTAGAGGTAATGCGTTTTTTCGGCGGCGCAATGGCACATGAAGTAAAAACTCCTCTTGCTGCTATTGATATGTGCGCTCAGCATATAGATATTACTTTATCAAGAATGATTTCAACTCTGGAATCCGGCTCATCCGGCAATTCTGTTTTAAAGGAATGTTCCGAACTTAAAGATTTAGCCTTAACCTTAAGAAAAATTAGCTCGCAAGGAATAAATACGGTAGGCAATCTACTAATGTCTTTGAAAAGCTCGGTGATCGCTGAAGATAAAAATGAGTATTATTTAATAGATTGCATAGACCATGTGTTGGTAGAGTTCGGGAGAGAATTTGCTAAGCTTGAAAATATAGATGTTAATATTCCCTGCAACTTCAAGTTTTACGGATCTATGCATTATATGGAGCAGGTTTTCCAAAACCTTTTTAATAATGCATATAAATACGGCGGAGAAAACGTAAATATTAAGATTTGGACTGAGGATAACAAATTGATTTTTGAGGATAATGGAAGAGGTATACCTAGCCAAGATTTACCATATATATTTGATAGGTTTTATACTAAAAGTAAAGATGGCACAGGAATCGGATTAGCATTTTGTAGAATGGTTATGGAAGATATGGAAGGGGGTATCTACTGTAAATCAGAGCTAAATAAATATACTCAATTTACTTTAGAGTTTCCGAAGAAGCTCAAAAATGAAGAACTAAAAGAAGAAGAGAAATCTATATTGGTAACTGCCGGTTAG
- a CDS encoding type IV pilus twitching motility protein PilT has product MDLNSLLTYAREHNASDLHLACGYPPIVRIGGVMQKLNVSQLTTEDIEKIFFSIANEQQAEIFKQDLELDFAIESNKFRYRSNIYSTINGPSIAIRIISDKIRNLQELMVPAVVERFTKIKKGLVVVTGATGSGKSTTLAAMIEHINTQYSKHIITIEDPIEYKFTSNKSLINQKEVGANTHSFAKALKSALRENPDIIMIGELRDLETIQLALTAAETGHLVFGTLHTSSAAKTIDRIVDVFPTNDKPMIRTMLASSLEGIISQALLPKPNGNERVAAYEVLIANSAIRNLIRENKLYQVSSLMQIGSKQGMVLMDQSINALYSKGMVSEEVARDYAAQLNNKEEQPKTSENLASPFTYQDNEF; this is encoded by the coding sequence ATGGACTTAAACAGCTTACTTACCTACGCAAGGGAGCATAATGCTTCGGATCTGCATCTGGCTTGCGGTTATCCTCCGATAGTTAGAATCGGCGGTGTAATGCAAAAGCTGAATGTAAGTCAATTAACTACCGAAGATATAGAAAAGATCTTTTTCTCAATAGCTAATGAGCAGCAAGCTGAAATATTCAAACAAGATTTAGAGTTGGATTTTGCAATTGAATCCAACAAATTTAGATATAGGTCAAATATCTATAGCACAATTAATGGTCCAAGTATTGCGATTAGGATAATCTCTGACAAGATAAGGAACCTGCAAGAATTAATGGTGCCGGCAGTAGTTGAAAGGTTTACTAAAATTAAGAAAGGATTAGTAGTTGTGACTGGTGCTACCGGAAGCGGAAAAAGTACTACACTTGCAGCTATGATTGAGCATATTAATACACAATACAGCAAACATATCATAACTATTGAAGACCCGATAGAGTATAAATTCACTTCTAATAAAAGTTTAATAAACCAAAAGGAAGTAGGCGCTAATACTCACTCATTTGCTAAAGCACTCAAAAGTGCATTGAGGGAAAACCCGGATATAATAATGATAGGGGAGCTAAGAGACTTGGAGACCATTCAGCTTGCACTTACGGCCGCGGAAACAGGACATTTGGTTTTCGGAACATTGCATACCAGCTCGGCCGCTAAAACTATAGATAGGATAGTGGATGTTTTCCCGACCAATGATAAACCGATGATCAGGACAATGCTTGCAAGTTCTCTGGAAGGAATTATTTCACAGGCGTTACTGCCTAAACCTAACGGCAATGAGCGGGTAGCAGCTTATGAAGTTTTGATTGCAAATTCGGCAATCAGAAATTTAATAAGAGAAAATAAGCTTTACCAAGTTTCTTCTTTAATGCAAATTGGCAGTAAACAAGGAATGGTACTAATGGATCAATCTATTAATGCTCTTTATTCTAAAGGAATGGTTAGCGAGGAAGTTGCTAGAGATTATGCTGCACAGCTTAATAATAAAGAAGAGCAGCCGAAAACTTCGGAAAACTTAGCTTCTCCGTTTACTTATCAGGATAACGAGTTTTAA
- a CDS encoding histidine triad nucleotide-binding protein: MKKYDSDNIFARIIRNEIPCNKIYEDNNIIAFHDLNPAAPLHILVIPKGEYTSYDDFILKASEQEIAHFFKMVRTLTHDFNLAESGYRLITNHGSDGMQTIPHFHLHILGKTKLGALVADDQYHKDS, from the coding sequence GTGAAGAAATACGATAGCGATAATATCTTTGCTAGAATTATAAGAAATGAGATTCCTTGTAATAAGATTTATGAAGATAATAATATAATTGCTTTCCATGACCTTAATCCGGCTGCTCCACTTCATATTTTAGTAATTCCGAAGGGAGAATATACTTCCTATGATGATTTCATTCTAAAAGCCTCCGAGCAGGAAATTGCACATTTTTTTAAAATGGTTAGAACCCTTACACATGATTTCAACCTTGCTGAAAGCGGATACAGATTAATTACCAACCATGGTAGTGACGGAATGCAAACCATACCTCATTTTCATCTACATATATTGGGCAAAACTAAGCTTGGTGCATTAGTTGCTGATGATCAATATCACAAAGATTCATAA